Proteins found in one Anabas testudineus chromosome 1, fAnaTes1.2, whole genome shotgun sequence genomic segment:
- the cacng1a gene encoding calcium channel, voltage-dependent, gamma subunit 1a, translating into MHKRTKIKIAIFVLMVGMACMFTAVVTDHWAVLSPRVDKVNETCEAAHFGLWRLCKKHIYMSSENYVEGHGCGPITLPGDENCTYFRHFTPGQDAEIFEYKTQKEYNISAAAISIFSLAFMILGSICLMGSCTGKGKGREYLLKPAGMFFAFAGLCSFISLEVMRQSVKRMIESEDTIWIEYYYAWSFACACTGFVLLFLTGIALLILSMPQMPRNPWETCMDAEPEQVE; encoded by the exons ATGCACAAGCGCACAAAGATAAAGATTGCCATCTTCGTGCTGATGGTGGGTATGGCTTGCATGTTCACAGCGGTGGTAACGGACCATTGGGCAGTGCTCAGCCCGCGGGTGGATAAAGTCAATGAGACTTGTGAGGCAGCCCACTTCGGCCTGTGGAGGCTGTGCAAGAAGCACATTTACATGAGCTCGGAAAACTACGTGGAGGGGCACGGCTGCGGACCCATCACCCTGCCGGGAG atgaaaacTGCACTTACTTCAGGCATTTCACTCCGGGGCAGGATGCAGAGATATttgaatataaaacacaaaaag AGTACAACATCTCTGCTGCAGCCATCTCCATCTTCAGCCTGGCCTTTATGATCTTGGGTTCTATTTGTTTGATGGGCTCGTGCACCGGTAAAGGCAAAGGAAGAGAATACCTCCTCAAACCCGCTGGCATGTTCTTCGCATTTGCAG GTCTCTGCTCCTTCATCTCACTGGAAGTGATGCGTCAGTCGGTCAAACGAATGATCGAGAGCGAGGACACAATCTGGATCGAATACTACTACGCCTGGTCTTTCGCTTGTGCCTGCACTGGcttcgtcctcctcttcctcactggTATTGCCCTCCTGATCCTCTCCATGCCCCAAATGCCCAGGAATCCATGGGAGACTTGCATGGATGCCGAGCCAGAGCAAGTAGAGTGA